A window of Nicotiana tabacum cultivar K326 chromosome 24, ASM71507v2, whole genome shotgun sequence contains these coding sequences:
- the LOC107815499 gene encoding transcription factor bHLH30, with product MQPQSFNINPVHFPSNSEMSQILPWTLPPVQPFNPVHHHHVDPFLLPPTPSPYGGLFNRRVPQFAYEGTTSSDHHLRFISDTLGHVVHHQPAGSAPFGLQAELQKMTAQEIMDAKALAASKSHSEAERRRRERINNHLAKLRSLLPNTTKTDKASLLAEVIQHVKELKRQTSLIAETSPVPTEIDELTVDNASDEFEDGKFVIKASLCCEDRSDLLPDLIKTLKTLRLKTLKAEITTLGGRVRNVLFITGDHNYNQEDDLSTSDDLDLQQQQPQYSISSIQEALKAVMEKSSGDDSASGNVKRQRTNNINILS from the exons ATGCAGCCACAAAGCTTCAATATCAATCCGGTTCACTTCCCAAGCAACTCAGAAATGTCTCAAATCCTACCTTGGACTCTCCCTCCGGTTCAACCCTTCAACCCGGTTCACCACCACCACGTCGACccttttcttctcccaccaacaCCATCACCTTACGGCGGTTTATTCAACAGAAGAGTACCACAATTTGCTTACGAAGGTACAACTTCATCAGACCATCACCTCCGGTTTATTTCGGATACTTTAGGTCATGTGGTTCATCATCAACCGGCCGGTTCAGCTCCTTTTGGTTTACAAGCTGAACTTCAAAAAATGACTGCTCAAGAAATTATGGATGCTAAAGCTCTTGCTGCTTCAAAAAGTCATAGTGAAGCTGAAAGGAGACGTAGAGAAAGAATCAATAATCATCTTGCTAAATTACGAAGCCTTCTTCCCAATACTACAAAA ACGGACAAAGCTTCATTGCTAGCTGAGGTGATACAACATGTGAAAGAGCTCAAAAGACAAACTTCTTTAATAGCAGAAACAAGTCCAGTTCCAACAGAGATAGATGAATTAACAGTTGATAATGCATCTGATGAATTCGAAGATGGTAAGTTTGTGATAAAAGCTTCACTCTGCTGTGAAGATAGGTCCGATCTTTTACCTGATTTAATCAAGACATTAAAAACACTAAGGTTAAAAACATTAAAAGCTGAAATAACAACACTTGGTGGACGTGTGAGAAATGTTTTGTTCATAACTGGAGATCATAATTATAATCAAGAAGATGATTTGAGTACAAGTGATGATCTTGATCTGCAGCAACAACAACCACAATATTCTATAAGTTCAATACAAGAAGCACTTAAAGCAGTTATGGAGAAATCAAGTGGAGATGATTCTGCTTCTGGAAATGTTAAGAGACAAAGAACTAATAACATCAACATCCTTAGTTAG